One genomic window of Paenisporosarcina antarctica includes the following:
- a CDS encoding MBL fold metallo-hydrolase, with the protein MIHKLILPTPFAVGDVNAYLLKGDSLSLIDAGPKTPEAYEALERGIKEAGYSFNDIEQVFLTHHHPDHAGWIDAFPQAKVYGHVYNDLWLTRDPAFFAYHDEFYLKRLKEEGVPEKYHSWVEKMKRPVSFLGNRPLDETLAEGDVLPGHPGWTVLETLGHAQSHISFWHPESKVMIGGDHILEKISSNPLIEPPLNSSDGRPKSMLQYNASLKRVLSMPVEKIYSGHGNEVFNVHELIEHRLERQHERAMKVHSMISQQSLTIYEITQKLFPTVYEKELGLTLSETIGQVDYLLSEGLAFESSDEYGVFSYARA; encoded by the coding sequence ATGATTCATAAACTAATTTTACCTACACCATTTGCTGTAGGGGACGTCAATGCCTATTTATTAAAAGGAGACTCGTTATCATTAATTGATGCGGGCCCTAAAACACCTGAAGCTTACGAAGCATTAGAACGAGGTATAAAAGAAGCAGGTTATTCATTTAATGATATAGAACAAGTGTTTTTAACACATCATCATCCAGATCATGCAGGATGGATTGATGCTTTTCCTCAAGCTAAAGTATATGGACATGTCTACAATGATCTTTGGCTAACACGTGATCCAGCATTTTTTGCCTATCATGATGAATTTTATTTAAAACGTTTAAAAGAAGAAGGCGTACCGGAAAAATATCACTCATGGGTAGAAAAAATGAAACGGCCTGTGTCTTTTCTCGGAAACCGTCCACTTGATGAGACGCTTGCAGAAGGTGATGTACTCCCTGGGCATCCGGGTTGGACAGTACTTGAAACACTTGGACATGCACAGAGTCATATTTCTTTTTGGCACCCAGAAAGCAAAGTAATGATTGGTGGAGACCATATTTTAGAAAAAATTTCATCTAACCCTTTGATTGAACCACCACTAAATTCAAGTGATGGGCGTCCTAAATCGATGCTTCAATACAATGCATCATTGAAAAGAGTCTTATCCATGCCTGTTGAGAAAATTTATAGTGGACATGGAAATGAGGTTTTCAATGTTCATGAACTAATAGAGCATCGTTTAGAGAGACAACATGAGCGTGCTATGAAAGTACATTCGATGATATCACAACAATCATTGACCATTTATGAAATCACACAGAAACTATTTCCGACCGTATATGAGAAGGAACTCGGTTTGACGCTTTCAGAAACCATTGGGCAAGTCGATTACTTGTTATCGGAAGGTCTGGCATTTGAGTCTAGTGATGAATATGGAGTATTCTCCTATGCAAGAGCATAA
- a CDS encoding MFS transporter: MNYRKFIIYQGTIGMAASMIFPFYVLLLKNVGNSYAQFGWAYGLFALTAALSYPVIGKFSDQAGDKILLIIYSWGMAVILLVFPLAYEIWHIYVLQIFMGLLGAVQKNSEKTVLARTVNKETAGNEIGRYHIWTSIGAAIAVIATGYLVDFLTIGSIFYIASIVFAWSGFYMMKMEKSL; this comes from the coding sequence ATGAATTACAGAAAATTTATTATCTATCAAGGAACTATCGGAATGGCTGCAAGCATGATTTTTCCGTTCTATGTGTTGCTACTAAAAAATGTTGGTAATAGTTACGCCCAGTTTGGTTGGGCATACGGTTTATTTGCACTGACTGCAGCGCTGAGTTACCCAGTAATTGGGAAGTTTTCTGACCAGGCAGGAGATAAAATCTTATTAATCATTTATTCATGGGGAATGGCAGTAATCTTGCTTGTTTTCCCACTTGCTTACGAAATCTGGCATATATATGTGCTGCAAATTTTTATGGGATTACTTGGTGCTGTTCAGAAAAACTCAGAGAAAACCGTCCTTGCTCGTACCGTAAATAAAGAGACAGCAGGAAATGAAATTGGCCGGTACCACATTTGGACATCAATTGGAGCAGCGATTGCCGTTATTGCAACAGGTTATTTAGTTGATTTTCTGACGATAGGAAGCATCTTTTATATCGCATCGATTGTATTTGCATGGAGCGGGTTTTATATGATGAAGATGGAAAAATCACTGTGA
- the namA gene encoding NADPH dehydrogenase NamA — MSKLFEEFTIKDVTFKNRIVMAPMCMYSSHNQDGQVEDWHRVHYQTRAVGQVGLIILEASAVQPEGRISQDDLGIWSDEQTNGLSELVDLIKAHGAKTGIQLAHAGRKATVKGDIFAPSPLAFNYHYKTPIEMTKADIAKTIEAFKEAAIRSKKAGFDVIELHGAHGYLINEFLSPLTNKRTDEYGGSEENRYRMLRETIEAVRSVWEGPLFVRISAHDYKEGGMTPEAYLVMTKWMKEQDVDLIDVSSGANVPATIDSYPGYQVKFSETIKHETPIATGAVGMITSPLQAEEILKNDRADLIFLARELLRDPYWAYRAAKELHTEIKSPVQYERGWI; from the coding sequence ATGTCTAAATTATTTGAGGAATTCACAATTAAAGATGTGACATTTAAAAATCGTATTGTCATGGCACCAATGTGCATGTATTCAAGTCACAATCAGGATGGTCAAGTGGAAGATTGGCATCGTGTGCATTACCAGACACGTGCAGTTGGCCAAGTAGGTTTAATTATATTAGAAGCATCCGCTGTACAACCAGAAGGTCGTATTTCTCAAGATGATTTAGGTATATGGAGTGACGAGCAGACAAATGGTTTATCAGAGCTTGTTGATTTAATAAAAGCTCATGGCGCTAAAACCGGCATTCAACTCGCACATGCTGGTCGAAAAGCAACTGTAAAAGGTGATATATTTGCCCCCTCCCCACTTGCATTTAACTACCACTATAAAACACCAATCGAGATGACGAAAGCAGATATTGCTAAAACAATTGAAGCCTTTAAAGAAGCTGCCATACGTTCAAAAAAAGCAGGTTTTGATGTTATCGAACTTCATGGTGCTCACGGCTACTTGATAAATGAGTTTCTATCCCCATTAACCAATAAACGAACAGATGAATATGGGGGAAGTGAAGAAAATCGCTACCGCATGCTCCGTGAAACAATTGAAGCTGTACGTTCTGTTTGGGAAGGTCCCTTATTTGTGCGTATTTCTGCTCATGATTACAAAGAAGGGGGCATGACACCAGAAGCATATCTTGTAATGACGAAATGGATGAAAGAACAAGACGTTGATTTAATAGATGTGAGTTCAGGTGCCAATGTACCAGCAACTATTGATTCTTATCCTGGTTATCAAGTGAAATTCTCTGAAACCATAAAACACGAGACACCGATTGCAACAGGCGCAGTTGGCATGATCACTTCCCCACTTCAAGCAGAAGAAATATTGAAAAATGACCGCGCGGACTTGATTTTCCTAGCACGGGAATTGCTTCGTGACCCGTACTGGGCTTACCGGGCAGCAAAAGAATTACACACAGAAATAAAATCTCCAGTTCAATACGAACGTGGTTGGATATAA
- the speD gene encoding adenosylmethionine decarboxylase, which translates to MSLTPKQRIELHGFNNLTKSLSFNMYDICYTRTKEEREAYIKYIDEQYNADRLTNILTKVTDIIEANILNVAKQDYEPQGASVTILISEGPVDESSIESFQESPGPFPEAIVGHLDKSHITVHTYPEYHPDEGISTFRADIDISTCGEISPLKALNYLIHSFETDVMVMDYRVRGFTRDVKGHKLFIDHDINSIQNYIPEGLEENFEMIDVNVYQENIFHTKCKLKKFDLNNYLFGYSEDALSEEERKSITMKLKKEMDEIFYAKNMS; encoded by the coding sequence ATGAGTTTGACGCCTAAACAAAGAATTGAATTACATGGCTTTAATAACCTTACAAAGTCATTAAGTTTTAACATGTATGATATCTGTTACACAAGAACGAAGGAAGAACGAGAGGCATATATCAAGTATATTGATGAGCAATACAATGCAGATCGTCTAACAAATATATTAACCAAAGTTACTGATATTATTGAAGCAAATATTTTAAACGTTGCCAAGCAAGATTATGAGCCACAGGGGGCGAGTGTGACAATTTTGATTTCAGAAGGTCCGGTTGATGAGTCTTCAATTGAGTCTTTTCAAGAATCACCAGGACCTTTTCCTGAAGCAATAGTCGGTCATTTAGATAAAAGTCATATAACTGTCCATACATATCCTGAATATCATCCTGATGAGGGAATTAGTACATTCCGTGCTGATATAGATATTTCAACTTGCGGAGAAATTTCACCTCTAAAAGCATTGAATTATTTAATTCATTCTTTTGAAACAGATGTCATGGTGATGGATTATCGGGTCCGCGGCTTTACGAGAGACGTAAAAGGTCATAAGTTATTCATTGATCATGATATAAATTCTATTCAAAACTATATTCCAGAAGGTCTAGAAGAAAATTTTGAAATGATCGATGTGAATGTTTATCAAGAAAATATTTTTCATACAAAATGTAAGCTCAAAAAATTTGATTTAAATAATTACTTATTCGGTTATTCAGAAGACGCTTTATCTGAAGAAGAAAGAAAATCTATTACTATGAAGCTGAAAAAAGAGATGGATGAGATTTTTTACGCAAAAAATATGTCTTGA
- a CDS encoding copper-translocating P-type ATPase, with product MEKQGKDEHNHSMHEGPNQKHHGEPNHGLHEDHNQSDHTQHDHNVHEEHENHGGGHSKHHGHMVVDFKKRFWISLALAIPISYLSMMIQMLFGYEVNFTGDTLLLFLLSTIIFFYGGKPFLLGAWNELKDKAPGMMLLISLAIVTAYVYSTLTAFFIVGSDFFFELATLIVIMLLGHWIEMKSIMGASKALEELIKLMPKDAHKIDVSGNLLDVSIEVLKAGDQILVKSGEKIPIDGQIFEGVSTVDESMLTGESVPVEKSPGMEAIGGAVNGEGVLKIKVSKTGNDTYLSQVIQLVSDAEKTKSKAQGFADIAAKWLFYVAVVTGILTLTYWAMTGDFDFALERMVTVLIIACPHALGLASPLVTSRSTSIAAKKGLLIRNRTAFEGAFKINRVVFDKTGTLTEGNFGVTDIHPSNGISEEELLKLAYSVEVQSDHPIAKGIVKEGKNRNLELYEVKDYQNLTGKGLVAQVNGVEVAAVSPGAMRANQILFDENTYEELAQQGKTVIFVLKDNVLQGMIALADIIRESSYQVIKELNDLGIETIMMTGDNTRVANYVGEKLGLSKVIAEVLPHEKSNNVKNLKDGGKKVAMIGDGINDAPALAEADLGIAIGAGTDVAIETADVILVNSNPVDILNILKLSKASHRKMTQNLWWAAGYNILAIPLAAGVLISVGIVITPAIGAAVMSLSTIICAINAQLLKIE from the coding sequence ATGGAAAAGCAAGGTAAAGATGAACACAATCACAGTATGCATGAAGGTCCCAACCAAAAACATCACGGTGAACCTAATCACGGCCTGCATGAAGACCATAATCAATCAGATCACACTCAACATGATCACAATGTACATGAGGAACATGAAAATCATGGCGGAGGTCATTCAAAACATCACGGTCATATGGTCGTGGATTTTAAAAAGCGCTTCTGGATATCTTTAGCGTTAGCTATACCTATTTCATATTTATCAATGATGATTCAAATGCTTTTTGGTTATGAAGTGAATTTTACTGGTGACACCTTATTATTATTCTTACTTTCAACTATTATCTTTTTCTATGGAGGAAAACCATTTTTACTTGGTGCATGGAATGAGCTGAAAGACAAAGCTCCTGGAATGATGCTTTTAATCTCACTAGCAATTGTAACTGCTTATGTATATAGCACATTGACAGCCTTTTTCATTGTAGGAAGTGACTTTTTCTTTGAGCTAGCTACTTTGATTGTTATTATGTTACTCGGACATTGGATTGAAATGAAATCAATTATGGGAGCTTCCAAGGCGTTAGAAGAATTAATTAAGTTAATGCCAAAAGATGCTCATAAAATTGATGTATCAGGAAATCTTTTAGATGTATCTATAGAGGTTTTGAAAGCAGGAGATCAAATTCTTGTTAAATCCGGAGAGAAAATTCCTATTGATGGGCAAATTTTTGAGGGGGTATCAACAGTTGATGAATCCATGTTAACAGGTGAATCTGTTCCTGTAGAAAAAAGTCCTGGTATGGAAGCAATTGGTGGTGCTGTAAATGGTGAAGGTGTACTAAAAATAAAAGTTAGTAAAACAGGTAATGATACTTATCTTTCACAAGTTATACAATTAGTGAGTGATGCGGAAAAAACGAAATCGAAAGCCCAAGGATTTGCGGATATTGCTGCTAAATGGCTTTTTTATGTTGCAGTAGTTACAGGGATTCTTACTCTTACTTACTGGGCGATGACCGGAGATTTTGACTTTGCATTAGAAAGAATGGTAACTGTCTTGATTATCGCTTGTCCACACGCACTAGGTTTAGCTTCCCCATTAGTAACTTCAAGATCTACTTCCATTGCAGCGAAGAAAGGTTTGTTAATCCGTAATCGAACAGCATTTGAAGGGGCATTTAAAATTAATCGTGTTGTATTTGATAAAACGGGTACCTTAACAGAAGGAAACTTTGGTGTGACAGATATTCATCCAAGCAATGGTATTAGTGAAGAGGAATTATTGAAACTAGCTTATTCTGTTGAAGTTCAATCTGATCATCCAATTGCAAAAGGAATTGTCAAAGAAGGCAAGAATCGAAATCTAGAACTTTATGAAGTAAAAGATTATCAAAACCTAACTGGAAAAGGGCTAGTCGCACAAGTTAATGGTGTAGAAGTTGCAGCTGTCAGTCCAGGCGCGATGAGAGCAAATCAAATCTTATTTGATGAAAATACGTACGAAGAACTTGCGCAACAAGGAAAAACAGTAATATTCGTGTTAAAGGATAATGTGTTACAAGGAATGATTGCTTTGGCAGATATTATAAGAGAATCCTCCTATCAAGTAATTAAAGAATTAAATGATCTTGGTATAGAAACAATTATGATGACCGGGGATAATACTCGTGTGGCAAATTATGTAGGTGAAAAACTTGGTCTTTCAAAAGTAATTGCAGAGGTTTTACCGCATGAAAAGTCAAATAACGTGAAGAATCTAAAAGATGGTGGTAAAAAAGTAGCGATGATAGGTGATGGCATTAATGATGCACCTGCATTAGCCGAGGCAGATCTAGGAATTGCAATTGGTGCAGGGACAGATGTTGCGATTGAAACAGCAGATGTCATCCTTGTTAACAGTAACCCAGTAGATATCTTAAATATCTTAAAACTTTCTAAGGCCAGTCATAGAAAAATGACACAAAACTTATGGTGGGCTGCTGGATATAATATTCTCGCAATTCCATTAGCAGCAGGGGTTTTGATTAGTGTAGGTATTGTAATAACTCCTGCAATTGGGGCTGCAGTTATGTCACTAAGTACAATTATTTGTGCAATTAATGCTCAATTGTTAAAAATTGAGTAA
- a CDS encoding FAD-dependent oxidoreductase, translating to MLKKELIKILRIRYLVIILYAVIFAVSLTNFQSQLASPIVEDRGRLLPVTMKSVKSSDSEIEIRSIVRAASRHDDKISIAGMQHSQGGQTLYPGGILLDMKQYNKIIELDEKNKLITVQSGVTWADIQSYINPYGLALKVSQSQNIFTVGGSMSVNVHGRDIRNHSLIETVESFRLLNAQGQILQVSRDKHTELFNLVNGGYGLFGVILDVTLQLTEDELYQVKTESVSYDEYSSYFTNNVLQKDDVKMHLARISVAPDSYLTEMYVTDYSTSDDQSQLGNYTTLKRESIIAIPKFFLGLSRINEWGKNLFWTTQEKYSKRIDDTYISRNNVMRSETMFMDYESASNTEVLQEYFVPVNQYTAFIDDLRNTLKHEKDFNLLNITVRYVGKNEEAVMSYAKDDMFALVMLINQGTSKESIETTGRVIRNMIDVTLKHDGTYYLPYYQYPTNEQLNKAYPRTKEFFEMKEKYDPDERFMNLFYEEYHK from the coding sequence ATCCTCAAGAAGGAGTTGATAAAAATTTTAAGAATACGCTATTTAGTGATTATTTTATATGCAGTGATATTTGCAGTCTCATTGACCAACTTTCAATCTCAACTTGCTAGTCCGATTGTCGAAGATCGAGGCAGGCTATTGCCTGTTACGATGAAGTCGGTTAAATCTAGCGATAGTGAAATAGAAATTCGAAGTATCGTTCGTGCGGCAAGTCGTCATGATGATAAGATTTCGATTGCTGGCATGCAGCATAGTCAAGGAGGTCAAACCCTTTATCCAGGAGGGATACTACTCGACATGAAACAATATAATAAAATCATAGAATTAGATGAAAAAAATAAGCTCATTACAGTCCAAAGCGGTGTAACTTGGGCGGATATTCAATCATACATAAATCCCTATGGTCTTGCTTTAAAAGTTAGTCAATCACAAAATATATTCACTGTTGGAGGTTCGATGAGTGTAAATGTACACGGTCGAGATATCCGAAATCACTCACTCATTGAAACAGTTGAATCCTTCAGGTTGCTCAATGCACAAGGACAAATCTTGCAAGTCAGTCGTGATAAACATACTGAACTTTTCAATTTAGTAAATGGAGGATACGGGTTATTCGGAGTAATTCTAGATGTTACCTTACAACTGACAGAAGATGAATTATATCAAGTGAAAACCGAATCTGTTTCATATGACGAATACAGTTCCTATTTCACAAATAATGTTTTGCAAAAAGATGATGTGAAAATGCATCTTGCTAGGATTTCGGTCGCACCAGATAGTTATTTAACCGAAATGTATGTTACAGATTATTCAACCTCAGATGATCAATCCCAATTAGGTAACTACACGACTTTAAAGCGAGAAAGTATTATTGCGATACCAAAATTTTTTCTTGGTCTTTCACGAATAAATGAGTGGGGCAAGAATTTGTTTTGGACCACTCAAGAAAAATACAGTAAGCGGATAGACGATACGTATATTTCAAGAAATAATGTCATGCGTTCTGAAACTATGTTTATGGACTATGAAAGTGCTAGTAATACAGAAGTACTACAGGAATATTTTGTACCAGTCAATCAATATACTGCCTTTATTGATGATCTAAGAAATACACTCAAACATGAAAAAGACTTTAATCTATTAAATATCACCGTTCGATATGTGGGGAAAAACGAAGAGGCCGTTATGTCATATGCAAAAGACGATATGTTTGCGCTCGTTATGCTTATAAATCAAGGTACAAGTAAGGAAAGTATCGAAACAACTGGTCGGGTCATTCGGAATATGATTGATGTGACGTTAAAACATGACGGTACCTATTACCTTCCTTACTATCAGTATCCTACGAATGAGCAGTTAAATAAGGCGTACCCAAGAACAAAAGAATTCTTTGAAATGAAAGAAAAGTATGATCCGGATGAACGGTTCATGAATCTTTTCTATGAGGAGTACCACAAATGA
- a CDS encoding YfhD family protein, which yields MGRDDNKSTSNSKNTLPQTPKSLKIPSSSVNEELASEFAEIGSKALKVLNTSTHQKIVPDRIRAELASEFAEIGTRSLKGKNTSIQYTTKKE from the coding sequence ATGGGCAGAGATGATAACAAATCTACAAGTAATTCCAAAAATACTTTACCTCAAACGCCAAAAAGCCTAAAGATCCCATCTAGTAGTGTAAATGAAGAACTCGCTAGTGAATTTGCAGAAATAGGTTCTAAAGCGTTGAAAGTTCTGAATACATCCACTCATCAAAAAATTGTACCAGATCGTATTAGAGCAGAACTCGCTAGTGAATTTGCAGAAATAGGTACCAGATCGTTGAAAGGTAAAAACACTTCCATCCAATACACAACAAAGAAAGAATAG
- a CDS encoding GrpB family protein, with amino-acid sequence MKLGLKRDEVKLVPYDIEWKNEFLRVKQEILNHINVDDEMIQHIGSTAIMGMMAKPIIDIVMGVDDIITIDNSIITGLKKVGFMRLGVELSAEVVFAKFTDDTYQEKTHYVHLVEYDKKLWSDLIFFKDYLNSNETEREEYLNLKLDYVQYNSSGIGQYTNHKKGFVKRIYAKRQER; translated from the coding sequence ATGAAGTTAGGGTTAAAAAGAGATGAAGTCAAATTAGTTCCTTATGATATTGAATGGAAAAATGAGTTTCTTCGAGTGAAACAAGAAATCTTAAATCACATAAACGTTGATGATGAAATGATACAACATATAGGCAGCACAGCCATAATGGGTATGATGGCAAAGCCGATAATAGATATTGTTATGGGTGTTGATGACATCATTACTATTGATAATTCTATCATCACAGGACTTAAGAAAGTAGGTTTTATGAGATTAGGTGTTGAGCTGTCTGCAGAAGTTGTTTTTGCAAAATTTACGGATGACACATATCAAGAAAAAACACATTATGTCCATCTTGTCGAGTACGATAAGAAACTATGGAGTGATTTGATATTTTTCAAAGACTATTTGAACTCAAATGAAACTGAGAGAGAGGAATATTTGAATCTAAAATTGGATTATGTTCAGTACAACAGTAGTGGTATTGGCCAATATACTAACCATAAGAAAGGATTTGTAAAACGTATTTATGCGAAACGGCAGGAACGATAG
- the proC gene encoding pyrroline-5-carboxylate reductase, producing the protein MKTIVFVGAGSMAQAIIHGWMKEATVDPENVYVMNKSDQEKLTSLNETYGVQLVDDEKEILKTADLIILAMKPKDVQSGMQSIATYISSTAIVLSVLAGVPMDTIEKGLGIRPIARCMPNTSATIGMSASALAWNELMEDEDKQEIIQLLKTIGSVIEVAEEELHVVTALSGSGPAYVYYFVEAFEQAAVASGLNPKIARDLIVQTLAGSAEMLKQSDKSPTTLRMQVTSPGGTTEAGIQALQQSGFVEILAGCLKEAETRSRELGKLYV; encoded by the coding sequence ATGAAAACGATCGTATTTGTTGGAGCAGGTTCCATGGCGCAAGCAATTATTCATGGCTGGATGAAAGAGGCTACTGTTGACCCAGAGAATGTGTATGTAATGAATAAATCAGATCAAGAAAAATTGACTTCTCTTAATGAAACTTATGGAGTACAGCTGGTTGATGATGAAAAAGAAATTTTAAAAACAGCTGATTTAATCATATTAGCTATGAAACCGAAAGATGTTCAATCTGGCATGCAATCAATTGCCACCTACATATCATCAACTGCAATTGTGTTATCAGTTCTTGCAGGTGTTCCTATGGATACCATTGAAAAAGGACTTGGCATTCGTCCAATCGCTCGTTGTATGCCAAACACTTCAGCAACAATTGGTATGTCCGCAAGTGCTTTAGCTTGGAATGAACTTATGGAAGATGAAGACAAACAAGAAATCATTCAATTATTGAAAACCATCGGTTCAGTAATAGAAGTAGCTGAAGAAGAATTGCATGTTGTTACTGCTTTATCTGGTAGTGGACCGGCCTATGTATATTACTTTGTTGAAGCGTTCGAGCAAGCCGCTGTTGCTAGTGGACTCAATCCAAAAATAGCACGAGACTTGATTGTTCAAACACTTGCCGGATCTGCTGAAATGTTAAAACAATCCGATAAATCACCAACTACTCTTCGTATGCAAGTCACAAGTCCAGGTGGGACAACAGAAGCTGGTATTCAAGCTTTACAACAAAGCGGCTTTGTCGAAATACTTGCCGGTTGTTTAAAAGAAGCTGAAACACGCTCACGTGAGCTCGGGAAGCTTTATGTATAG
- a CDS encoding SDR family NAD(P)-dependent oxidoreductase → MQEHKTVLVTGATSGVGLQVAKDLHAKGYSVYATGRSKEVLQELEALGIHAIEADLLIDDSLDEVNSQCPALDIVVFSAGIGTFALAHNTTDEQIEQMMRVNVTAPMKLTSRILPNMLAKKSGHLIYVASQAGKIATPKASVYAATKHALLGYANATRMEVQPYGIYVTTINPGPIDTPFLDLADSTGSYKTALKKFLLSVEEVSNAIVHVIERPTREVNLPWYMGISSKVYGMAPGVIERVGREFFTKK, encoded by the coding sequence ATGCAAGAGCATAAAACCGTTCTTGTTACGGGAGCTACCAGTGGTGTAGGATTGCAAGTCGCAAAAGACCTTCATGCGAAAGGATACAGCGTTTATGCAACAGGTCGGTCAAAAGAAGTTCTTCAAGAACTTGAAGCGCTCGGCATTCATGCAATCGAAGCAGATTTACTAATAGATGATTCACTTGATGAAGTTAACAGCCAATGTCCAGCCCTCGATATAGTTGTGTTTTCTGCAGGAATAGGAACATTTGCATTAGCGCATAACACAACCGATGAACAAATTGAACAAATGATGCGCGTTAATGTAACGGCTCCCATGAAGTTAACGAGTAGAATTTTACCGAATATGTTAGCAAAAAAATCGGGTCATCTCATCTATGTCGCTTCACAAGCAGGGAAAATTGCTACACCCAAAGCATCTGTTTATGCAGCAACAAAACATGCACTCCTAGGTTACGCAAACGCTACACGTATGGAAGTTCAACCATACGGCATTTATGTGACAACCATCAACCCAGGACCCATCGATACACCATTTCTAGATTTGGCTGACTCTACTGGTTCATATAAAACAGCCTTAAAAAAATTTTTATTGTCCGTTGAAGAAGTGTCAAATGCAATTGTCCATGTGATAGAGCGTCCGACCCGTGAGGTGAATTTGCCATGGTATATGGGTATTTCAAGTAAAGTATATGGTATGGCACCTGGAGTCATTGAACGAGTGGGTAGAGAGTTTTTTACAAAGAAATAA
- a CDS encoding YetF domain-containing protein gives MELVKELLILLGRVVTILPLMLIVTLFMGRRSVGELPIFDFLILMSLGAVVGADIADPDIEHIHTAVAVVLIGILQKSVAILKIRYRKFGKLITFEPTIVIMDGVMLNNNLKKIQYSIDNLLLLLREKDIFDLSSVHLAIIEGNGNLTVMKKPQKETVTNEDLKIGKLHTEISYPVIVEGKLYKEVLEHLQFSPPWLTEKLRTAGVDDINQVFFAALDKEGNLTISFKDEKLKDLPPIIH, from the coding sequence ATGGAGTTAGTGAAAGAATTGTTAATTTTATTAGGTCGAGTCGTTACGATTTTGCCATTAATGCTTATTGTGACATTATTTATGGGAAGACGATCTGTCGGAGAACTCCCGATTTTTGATTTTTTAATTCTTATGTCTCTAGGTGCAGTTGTAGGAGCAGACATAGCAGATCCTGATATAGAACATATACATACGGCTGTTGCAGTAGTACTAATAGGGATACTGCAAAAATCGGTTGCTATTTTGAAGATTAGATACCGAAAATTTGGCAAGCTAATTACTTTCGAACCTACAATTGTAATAATGGATGGCGTGATGTTAAATAACAACCTAAAAAAAATTCAATACTCCATTGATAATCTGTTGTTACTGTTAAGGGAGAAGGATATTTTCGATCTAAGTAGTGTCCACTTAGCTATCATTGAAGGAAACGGGAATTTAACGGTTATGAAAAAACCTCAAAAAGAAACCGTAACAAATGAAGATTTAAAAATCGGAAAATTACATACTGAAATATCTTATCCGGTTATTGTAGAAGGCAAATTGTATAAAGAGGTTCTTGAACATTTGCAGTTTAGTCCGCCTTGGCTGACAGAGAAATTAAGAACCGCTGGAGTAGACGATATAAATCAAGTATTTTTCGCTGCTCTTGACAAAGAAGGAAATTTAACTATATCCTTCAAGGATGAGAAATTAAAAGATTTACCACCTATCATTCATTGA
- a CDS encoding peptide-methionine (S)-S-oxide reductase, with product MEVVYLAGGCLWGVQAFIKTLPGVKFTEAGRANGTSHTLEGDYDGYTECVKTGFDPTVVTIRELMGYLFEIIDPYSLNKQGQDVGEKYRTGVYSEKPEHLKEAKAFLSERYDYDLIVVEVLPLANYVRSAEEHQDRLARCPNDYCHIRKEILSRYK from the coding sequence ATGGAAGTAGTATATCTTGCAGGTGGATGTTTATGGGGAGTTCAAGCTTTTATAAAAACTTTACCTGGAGTTAAGTTTACAGAAGCAGGAAGAGCTAATGGAACAAGTCATACACTTGAGGGTGATTATGATGGGTACACCGAATGTGTAAAAACAGGATTTGATCCGACAGTTGTAACAATCAGGGAATTAATGGGGTATTTATTTGAAATCATTGATCCATACAGTTTGAATAAACAAGGACAGGATGTTGGTGAGAAATACAGAACAGGAGTTTATAGTGAGAAGCCTGAACACTTAAAAGAGGCGAAGGCGTTTCTTAGTGAGAGATATGATTATGACCTTATAGTTGTCGAAGTATTACCTCTTGCAAACTATGTGAGAAGTGCAGAAGAACATCAAGATAGGTTAGCTAGATGTCCAAATGATTATTGTCATATTCGAAAAGAAATATTAAGTAGATATAAGTAA